A single region of the Dehalococcoides mccartyi genome encodes:
- a CDS encoding methionine synthase, whose product MTKTDFHFLPTMIGSMPHTDPKAAVDIITHYLQDIPVWPQLPRRSCLEGMSAQFSQGLPGVKINQDKVWIEPNPSFENELESLYQAYLDNDFNKFPIGAEYAAGLYELASRNLSPLLVKGHITGPLTYCMSIKDPSGKDILYDEVLSDAATKLLKLKASWQEHFLSNICRNTIIFVDEPAMSAYGSAYLPLSREQVTAMFDEVFSGISGLKGVHCCGNTDWSILMDTSVDIINFDTYAYADSLSIYTDELKAFIKRGGAVAWGIVPTDEKALKEETAASLKDRLEAAMSHFDSRGLPFAELARHSLITPACGLGLKSPEAAERAPLLLAELSALLRRKHGTV is encoded by the coding sequence ATGACTAAAACTGATTTTCATTTTCTGCCTACCATGATAGGCAGTATGCCCCATACAGACCCGAAGGCGGCGGTGGACATTATTACCCATTACCTTCAGGATATACCCGTTTGGCCGCAGCTGCCCCGCAGAAGCTGCCTTGAAGGTATGTCCGCCCAGTTCAGCCAGGGGCTGCCTGGGGTAAAAATCAACCAGGACAAGGTGTGGATTGAACCAAACCCCAGTTTTGAGAACGAACTGGAAAGCCTTTACCAAGCCTATCTGGATAATGATTTTAACAAGTTTCCCATAGGGGCGGAGTACGCCGCCGGGCTTTATGAGCTTGCTTCCCGCAATCTTTCCCCCTTGCTGGTAAAAGGGCATATCACCGGCCCGCTGACCTACTGCATGTCTATCAAAGACCCTTCAGGAAAAGATATCCTGTATGATGAAGTCCTTTCAGATGCGGCTACCAAACTCCTTAAGCTGAAGGCATCCTGGCAGGAACATTTCCTGAGCAATATCTGCCGGAATACCATTATCTTTGTGGACGAACCAGCCATGAGCGCCTACGGGTCAGCCTATCTGCCTCTCTCCCGTGAGCAGGTTACAGCCATGTTTGACGAGGTTTTTTCAGGCATATCCGGCCTGAAAGGAGTGCACTGCTGCGGCAATACAGACTGGTCTATCCTGATGGATACCAGCGTGGATATTATAAATTTTGACACTTATGCCTATGCAGATTCGCTGTCTATATATACTGATGAACTCAAAGCCTTCATAAAAAGGGGCGGAGCGGTTGCCTGGGGGATTGTACCCACAGACGAAAAAGCATTAAAAGAAGAAACTGCTGCTAGTTTGAAAGACCGTTTGGAAGCGGCCATGTCCCACTTTGACAGCCGCGGTCTGCCCTTTGCCGAGCTTGCCCGCCACTCACTTATCACCCCTGCCTGCGGTCTGGGCTTAAAAAGCCCCGAAGCGGCAGAACGGGCTCCCCTACTGCTGGCTGAACTTTCCGCCCTGCTTAGAAGGAAACACGGAACAGTATGA
- the mtnA gene encoding S-methyl-5-thioribose-1-phosphate isomerase, producing MKAIEWRDNRLIILDQTLLPLEEKYLELNDYHAVAEAIKTLRVRGAPSIGVAAAYGIALGALGIETQYCSEFLPLYQQVSAEIASTRPTAKNLFMAAERMDHVVASGTDVSQVKISLVEEAVKIHHEEEEASRKISAFGAELIQPGWTVLTHCNAGPLATAGYGTALGVILAAHQQGKNISSFATETRPLLQGSRLTALELKEAGVPFKLITDSMAGHFMQKGVINAVVVGADRIAKNGDTANKIGTYSLAVLALAHGIPFYVAAPSSTFDKSIESGRDIVIEERKPEEITQIRGQRIAPENIAVANPAFDVTPANLITAFITENGIIRRGG from the coding sequence ATGAAAGCAATTGAGTGGCGGGATAACCGCCTGATAATACTTGACCAAACCCTATTGCCCTTGGAAGAAAAATACCTTGAACTAAATGACTACCATGCCGTCGCCGAGGCCATCAAGACCCTTAGGGTAAGAGGCGCACCCTCTATAGGCGTAGCCGCCGCTTACGGCATAGCTCTGGGGGCACTGGGCATAGAAACCCAATACTGCAGTGAGTTTCTGCCCCTTTACCAGCAGGTATCAGCAGAGATTGCCTCCACCCGCCCTACCGCTAAAAACCTGTTTATGGCGGCAGAACGCATGGACCATGTGGTAGCTTCGGGGACAGATGTTTCACAGGTAAAAATATCTCTGGTAGAAGAAGCGGTAAAAATCCATCATGAAGAAGAAGAGGCCAGCCGCAAAATATCCGCCTTCGGGGCGGAGCTGATACAACCCGGTTGGACAGTGCTCACCCACTGCAACGCAGGCCCTCTGGCAACGGCCGGTTACGGCACGGCTCTGGGGGTGATTCTAGCCGCCCATCAGCAGGGCAAAAATATTTCCTCCTTTGCCACCGAAACCCGCCCCCTTCTTCAAGGATCACGCCTAACCGCACTGGAATTGAAAGAAGCCGGTGTACCATTTAAACTGATTACCGACAGTATGGCCGGACACTTTATGCAAAAAGGGGTAATCAACGCGGTGGTAGTGGGGGCAGACCGTATTGCCAAAAACGGAGACACCGCCAACAAGATAGGCACTTACTCTCTGGCAGTGCTGGCGCTGGCTCACGGCATACCCTTTTACGTAGCCGCACCCAGCTCCACCTTTGATAAATCCATTGAATCAGGCCGGGATATAGTTATAGAAGAGCGCAAACCTGAGGAAATAACCCAAATAAGGGGGCAACGCATAGCCCCTGAAAACATAGCGGTAGCCAACCCCGCTTTTGACGTAACTCCAGCTAACCTCATAACCGCTTTTATAACTGAAAACGGGATAATACGACGGGGCGGTTAA
- the mtnP gene encoding S-methyl-5'-thioadenosine phosphorylase, with protein sequence MVHYAKIGVIGGTGLYDIEGLTDIREHALDTPFGKPSDTIVTGNLDGVGVAFLPRHGRGHRILPSEIPSRANIYALKSLGVEHIIAINSVGSFKKEVKPGHLLIPDQLIDRTSQRTNTFFGKGIVAHIAFSQPFCPDLRKLLYECAKEAGADVHNGGTYVVMEGPAFSTQAESRLHKSWGADVIGMTALPEAKLAREAEICYAIIACATDYDAWHEEEEAVTVDKVIATLRGNINLSKNIIKLAVGRIGEARNCECSTALSNAIMTSPEAVPNTRKRELALIIDKYMPAASEND encoded by the coding sequence ATGGTACACTACGCTAAAATAGGCGTTATCGGGGGGACAGGCCTGTATGATATTGAGGGACTGACCGATATCCGCGAACACGCCCTTGATACCCCATTCGGCAAGCCTTCAGATACCATAGTTACCGGCAATTTGGACGGAGTGGGAGTGGCTTTTCTGCCCAGACACGGGCGGGGTCACCGCATACTCCCTTCGGAAATCCCATCCCGCGCCAATATATATGCCCTGAAAAGTTTGGGAGTGGAGCACATTATCGCCATAAATTCAGTAGGCAGTTTTAAAAAAGAGGTCAAACCGGGGCATCTTTTAATACCTGACCAGCTGATAGACCGCACCAGCCAGCGCACCAATACATTTTTCGGCAAAGGAATTGTAGCCCATATAGCATTCTCCCAGCCCTTCTGCCCGGATTTACGCAAACTCCTGTATGAATGCGCCAAAGAGGCGGGTGCCGATGTGCATAACGGCGGCACTTATGTAGTTATGGAAGGGCCTGCCTTTTCCACCCAGGCCGAGAGCCGCCTTCACAAAAGCTGGGGGGCAGATGTTATCGGCATGACCGCCCTGCCCGAAGCAAAACTGGCAAGAGAAGCTGAAATCTGTTACGCTATTATCGCCTGTGCCACCGACTACGATGCCTGGCATGAGGAAGAAGAAGCCGTAACGGTAGACAAAGTGATTGCCACCCTGCGCGGCAATATAAATCTTTCAAAAAATATAATAAAACTGGCCGTGGGGCGCATTGGAGAAGCCCGGAACTGCGAATGCAGCACCGCCCTCTCCAACGCCATCATGACTTCACCTGAGGCAGTGCCGAATACCCGTAAGCGTGAGTTAGCTTTGATAATTGATAAATACATGCCCGCAGCGAGTGAAAATGACTAA